The following are encoded in a window of Rubellicoccus peritrichatus genomic DNA:
- a CDS encoding serine hydrolase, which produces MSSQSNTNEFSAWLKASHKSHAVLWLSFSLIVSFSNIIYAEHNFAEQEFKIKAAVKGISKKNNIPSIGLAVSTAEGEFNFFYNHPEVSEQSIYGIGSTTKLLAAVLMAHYAEQKQINLNEKVIGHINDTSMNHIDGLNDITLLQLLRHESGISDYANNSDWLKLIAKNKAPESLNEKIKLIEPNLTSPGEFSYSNTNYLILEKVVESITGFHSSEAFNDYYHKLGLNISIGTPKNNLQAFFAETEKSSNDVSVFDEHYGFDGGAYTTPQELLKLLSMLFLEKSILTQDSISSMKNWNPMSPHEIPIGPGVITKYGNGIMNLTYKGNSLVGHMGGTLKYQSFAFCNPENETIIVLMTNSSGRHYNNAFFQELLPAVLDEL; this is translated from the coding sequence TTTCATTTTCAAATATCATATACGCAGAACATAATTTTGCAGAACAAGAATTTAAAATTAAAGCTGCGGTAAAAGGTATATCGAAAAAGAATAACATACCCTCAATCGGACTTGCCGTCTCCACAGCCGAAGGGGAGTTTAATTTTTTCTACAACCATCCCGAAGTATCAGAGCAAAGTATCTATGGTATAGGCAGCACAACAAAACTACTAGCAGCTGTGCTCATGGCGCACTACGCGGAACAGAAGCAAATCAATCTTAATGAAAAGGTTATCGGCCACATTAATGACACCAGTATGAACCATATAGATGGCCTCAATGACATAACACTGCTTCAATTGCTAAGGCACGAAAGCGGAATATCTGATTACGCTAATAACTCAGACTGGCTCAAACTCATAGCAAAAAACAAAGCTCCCGAATCGTTAAATGAAAAAATAAAGCTCATTGAGCCAAATCTCACTTCTCCCGGTGAGTTCTCTTACAGCAATACCAATTATCTTATTCTCGAGAAAGTAGTTGAAAGCATTACTGGGTTTCATTCCTCAGAAGCCTTTAATGACTACTATCATAAACTGGGGTTGAACATATCAATTGGAACCCCCAAAAACAACTTGCAGGCTTTCTTTGCGGAAACAGAAAAAAGCAGTAACGACGTATCTGTATTTGATGAACATTATGGCTTTGATGGAGGAGCGTATACAACACCACAAGAATTGCTTAAACTGTTATCAATGCTGTTTCTTGAAAAATCGATACTGACACAGGACTCAATCAGTTCCATGAAAAACTGGAACCCGATGTCTCCACATGAAATCCCGATTGGTCCCGGTGTAATAACAAAATACGGAAATGGTATTATGAATTTAACCTACAAAGGCAACTCACTGGTTGGACACATGGGAGGCACCTTAAAGTATCAGTCATTTGCCTTTTGCAATCCTGAGAATGAAACAATTATTGTTCTAATGACAAACTCAAGCGGGCGGCATTATAATAATGCCTTTTTCCAGGAGTTGTTACCAGCAGTTTTAGATGAACTATAA
- a CDS encoding ferrous iron transport protein A has protein sequence MVSNISTLNDLKIGERAQVVSLDADDSINQRLMVMGLLPEMSVTMVQVAPLGDPIAIEFEGRRVSLRRAEAAGVVVESKKQSS, from the coding sequence ATGGTCTCAAACATCTCAACACTTAACGACCTTAAAATCGGCGAACGCGCTCAGGTAGTCTCCCTGGACGCGGATGATTCAATCAATCAGCGCCTGATGGTCATGGGATTACTCCCGGAAATGAGCGTCACGATGGTGCAAGTTGCACCACTTGGAGACCCGATTGCAATTGAGTTCGAAGGGCGACGCGTCAGCCTGCGACGAGCCGAGGCGGCAGGTGTGGTCGTTGAGTCAAAAAAGCAATCTTCCTAA
- the feoB gene encoding ferrous iron transport protein B, translated as MTTATAEVAAPARPLQIALIGNPNTGKTSLFNSMTGLRQRVGNYPGVTVEKKVGMLFLPSGPANLVDLPGTYSLSATSLDERVVIDVLSGHAAGMPKPDVVICVVDATNLRRNLFLASQIADLDLPMVIALNVWDSAVKQGINIDVDALSKRLGVPVIPTVARKGTGVKSLPAAIADAVDNQRKMVKIEWPEAVSNSVEEIRDAIGDSADVSLTDVEIRRMVFDADSAVLRHLDQVNPGVRKAIEKAREVLRQLGLNPMAAEAVLHYKHLEQLVEGVIRQQGETDAGATESIDRILIHRGWGLVVFLAMMYLVFQSVYSWAGPFMDLIDTAKGWVQGIVGGWFDSTPMLQSLVTDGLIEGVGAFVIFLPQILILFFFIALLEDTGYMARAAFLMDKLLSWCGLNGKSFVPMLSSYACAIPGILATRTIEDPKTRLATILIAPFMSCSARLPVYILLIGAFIEPRYGPWVAGFTLFVMHFVGLAVAIPIAWILTRFVLKSKAQPFVMEMPPYRIPRLRDVVWRMWAGAQEFITRAGTIILAITVIVWALLYFPRPPELAETVTAEFIAEAASANELSPTLIAMELDDPDSELATELGHRVDSAYINQSYMGRMGKAIQPIFAPAGFDWKITVGVLASFPAREVIISTLGVIYSLGGDVDEESGDLRQTIANAHWTEGPLIGKPIFTIPVVLAIMVFFALCQQCGATVAVIAKESSWAWAIGSFIGMTILAWIGAVIVYQVGSLFG; from the coding sequence GTGACTACCGCGACCGCAGAAGTCGCCGCTCCAGCGCGGCCCTTGCAAATTGCCCTGATTGGCAACCCAAACACCGGCAAGACTTCCCTCTTCAATTCCATGACCGGACTGCGTCAGCGAGTTGGGAACTATCCAGGTGTTACCGTCGAAAAGAAAGTCGGTATGCTATTCCTCCCAAGTGGGCCGGCCAATCTGGTCGACCTGCCAGGGACATACAGCCTTTCAGCCACCTCGCTTGATGAGCGTGTTGTGATTGATGTACTCAGTGGCCATGCAGCCGGTATGCCAAAGCCGGATGTCGTCATTTGCGTCGTCGATGCCACAAATTTGCGCCGAAATCTCTTCCTCGCCTCCCAAATTGCAGACCTCGATCTGCCGATGGTCATTGCCCTCAATGTCTGGGATTCCGCGGTCAAACAAGGTATCAATATAGATGTCGATGCCCTTTCCAAGCGCCTGGGCGTTCCTGTGATTCCAACTGTCGCCCGAAAAGGCACTGGTGTGAAAAGCCTGCCGGCAGCAATTGCTGATGCTGTAGACAACCAGCGCAAGATGGTAAAAATAGAATGGCCGGAAGCAGTTAGTAACTCCGTTGAGGAAATCCGCGACGCAATTGGAGACAGTGCCGATGTTTCTCTGACCGATGTGGAAATCCGTCGAATGGTTTTTGATGCGGACTCGGCAGTGCTGCGTCACCTTGATCAGGTCAATCCGGGAGTCCGCAAAGCAATCGAGAAAGCCCGGGAAGTCTTGAGGCAGCTGGGCTTGAACCCGATGGCCGCCGAGGCGGTGCTGCATTACAAGCATTTGGAGCAACTGGTCGAAGGCGTTATTCGCCAACAAGGTGAAACGGATGCTGGAGCAACAGAATCCATTGACCGTATCTTGATTCACCGGGGCTGGGGACTCGTTGTCTTCCTCGCCATGATGTATCTGGTTTTCCAATCTGTCTACAGCTGGGCTGGACCGTTCATGGATTTGATCGATACAGCCAAGGGTTGGGTGCAGGGCATTGTCGGCGGATGGTTTGACAGCACACCAATGCTACAAAGTCTGGTTACAGATGGCTTGATCGAAGGCGTTGGCGCTTTTGTTATCTTTTTGCCCCAGATTCTGATTCTGTTTTTCTTTATAGCCCTGCTTGAAGATACCGGCTACATGGCACGGGCCGCCTTTCTAATGGATAAACTGCTGAGTTGGTGCGGTCTTAATGGCAAAAGTTTTGTCCCCATGCTGTCGAGTTATGCCTGCGCCATTCCTGGCATCCTGGCGACGCGAACGATTGAAGATCCCAAAACCAGGCTCGCCACCATACTCATTGCCCCATTCATGAGCTGTTCGGCACGATTGCCGGTTTACATCCTGCTTATTGGAGCATTCATCGAACCGCGTTACGGGCCCTGGGTCGCCGGATTCACGCTCTTCGTCATGCACTTTGTCGGCCTGGCTGTCGCCATTCCCATCGCATGGATTCTGACGCGCTTTGTCCTGAAATCAAAAGCTCAGCCTTTTGTGATGGAGATGCCCCCCTACCGTATCCCACGTCTGCGTGATGTGGTCTGGCGAATGTGGGCGGGAGCGCAGGAGTTTATTACCCGCGCCGGTACCATCATTCTGGCCATCACTGTTATCGTTTGGGCACTGCTCTACTTTCCACGCCCACCTGAACTCGCAGAAACTGTCACTGCGGAATTCATCGCTGAAGCAGCATCAGCAAACGAGCTCTCCCCCACTCTGATTGCAATGGAGCTCGACGACCCTGATTCAGAACTGGCCACGGAACTGGGACATCGAGTCGACTCCGCCTACATTAATCAGAGTTATATGGGACGGATGGGCAAAGCCATTCAGCCGATCTTTGCACCAGCAGGATTTGATTGGAAGATCACAGTTGGCGTGCTGGCCAGTTTTCCTGCGCGTGAGGTAATCATCTCAACCCTTGGTGTGATTTATTCTCTGGGAGGTGATGTTGATGAAGAGTCTGGCGACCTGCGCCAGACAATCGCCAATGCACACTGGACAGAAGGTCCGCTCATTGGAAAACCCATCTTCACCATTCCTGTCGTATTGGCTATCATGGTCTTCTTTGCGCTCTGCCAGCAATGCGGCGCCACTGTGGCTGTCATTGCAAAAGAAAGCAGCTGGGCCTGGGCCATTGGCAGCTTTATCGGAATGACCATCCTCGCGTGGATCGGTGCAGTCATCGTGTATCAGGTCGGCTCGCTCTTTGGCTAA
- a CDS encoding NAD(P)-dependent alcohol dehydrogenase: MKAITYSCYGPPNVLKVKDVEKPVPKDDEILIKVQAVEVTKADCEMRSFKFPVKWFWLPLRCAFGLRKPKRQILGSYFSGEIVSMGKDVLNLSAGDEVFGAAQLRLGAYGEFVSLPASYTIVRKPENMNFEEAACVPLGGLNALHFMRLANIQKGERILINGAGGSIGAHAVQIAKSLGAEVTAVDKAIKKDFLLRMGVDAFIDYTKEDFSNGDKTYDVLFDMVPRSAYSKCINVLTPNGRYLSGNPNLAVMLRSFFTSRFTNKTARFAFAKETREELLTLKQMIEDGSIKPIVDRVYTMQAAPEAHHRVETEERTGAIVIKIGDRQSD, translated from the coding sequence ATGAAAGCCATAACCTACTCGTGCTATGGACCGCCAAACGTTCTGAAAGTCAAGGACGTGGAAAAGCCTGTCCCCAAAGACGATGAAATCCTGATCAAAGTGCAGGCGGTTGAAGTAACCAAAGCCGACTGCGAAATGCGCAGTTTCAAGTTTCCGGTGAAGTGGTTCTGGCTGCCTCTGCGATGCGCATTTGGATTGAGAAAACCCAAAAGACAAATCCTGGGCAGTTATTTTTCCGGAGAAATAGTATCCATGGGAAAAGACGTTCTTAACCTTTCTGCTGGCGACGAAGTATTTGGTGCCGCCCAATTACGATTGGGTGCTTATGGCGAATTTGTTTCCCTTCCCGCAAGTTACACAATTGTCCGAAAGCCTGAAAACATGAACTTCGAGGAAGCCGCATGTGTTCCGCTTGGAGGCTTGAATGCGCTGCATTTCATGCGCCTTGCAAACATCCAGAAAGGAGAACGCATATTGATCAACGGCGCAGGTGGAAGCATTGGCGCTCATGCCGTGCAAATTGCCAAATCGCTGGGCGCGGAGGTCACTGCAGTTGATAAAGCCATCAAGAAAGACTTTTTGCTCCGCATGGGCGTCGACGCCTTCATTGACTATACCAAGGAAGATTTCTCAAACGGCGACAAGACCTATGATGTCCTATTCGACATGGTGCCCCGGAGCGCCTATTCCAAGTGTATTAACGTACTAACCCCCAACGGCCGTTATCTTTCGGGTAATCCCAATCTGGCAGTCATGCTGCGTTCGTTTTTCACAAGCCGATTCACGAATAAAACAGCTCGCTTTGCATTTGCTAAAGAAACCCGGGAAGAACTCCTGACACTCAAGCAGATGATTGAAGACGGCAGTATCAAACCCATTGTCGATCGGGTTTATACCATGCAGGCGGCACCTGAAGCACATCATCGAGTCGAGACAGAGGAACGCACAGGTGCCATTGTCATTAAAATTGGAGATCGTCAGTCCGATTAA
- a CDS encoding nitrilase-related carbon-nitrogen hydrolase: protein MSNQDHLYIHNVNDGTPHYNDVVLNSFRKLQVVTRIYDEPVSRGAGLRVAIYQAQADWGEGAAGKNIQRLELAVQKAKAYGTQLLLFPELYLQGYTHDPESAKETSETCDGPSITRCREVACDNNIGLVVPYGERVDKADGKSAFYDSIAVIGENGDLFDSYRKTHLYGQQERDNWDVGDSDFPVHRFFDFPVGVINCYECEFPELVRILALKGAKLIVGPTAADTYYRLPSGDRSRVPYPDTAKIMFPGHAYANNLFFAYANRCGYEERDGDVWHYRGNSAVYGPHGDEIVRAQNEQDTLLVTDCVPCFYGMTHPAPDYFYLKDRRPELYQQLVSKEAKFLKTRDNNINEKTDLNAGDFRYP from the coding sequence ATGTCAAACCAAGATCATTTGTATATCCATAATGTCAATGACGGGACACCGCATTATAACGATGTTGTTCTAAACAGTTTCAGAAAGCTGCAGGTCGTTACCCGCATCTATGATGAGCCGGTTTCGCGTGGAGCTGGTTTGCGTGTCGCTATTTATCAAGCCCAAGCTGATTGGGGGGAGGGGGCTGCGGGTAAAAACATCCAGCGTCTGGAATTGGCCGTGCAAAAAGCCAAGGCTTACGGTACACAGTTGCTGTTATTTCCAGAGCTTTATCTTCAGGGGTACACCCATGATCCGGAATCGGCCAAGGAAACCAGTGAGACTTGTGATGGTCCCAGTATCACGCGTTGTCGTGAAGTTGCCTGCGACAATAATATCGGCCTAGTCGTTCCTTATGGTGAACGTGTTGACAAGGCAGATGGTAAGTCAGCTTTTTACGATAGCATTGCGGTGATTGGAGAAAACGGTGACTTGTTCGACAGCTACCGCAAGACGCATCTATACGGCCAGCAGGAGCGGGATAACTGGGATGTCGGCGATAGTGATTTTCCCGTTCATCGTTTTTTTGATTTTCCTGTCGGTGTTATTAATTGCTACGAGTGTGAATTCCCTGAGCTAGTTCGTATCCTTGCACTCAAAGGTGCAAAGCTGATTGTCGGACCAACTGCAGCGGACACTTACTATCGATTACCGAGTGGTGATCGTAGTCGGGTGCCTTATCCTGATACCGCAAAGATCATGTTTCCCGGGCATGCCTATGCCAACAACCTGTTCTTTGCTTATGCCAATCGCTGTGGTTACGAAGAACGTGATGGTGATGTCTGGCACTATCGCGGAAACAGTGCTGTTTATGGTCCGCATGGTGACGAAATCGTTAGAGCGCAGAACGAACAGGATACTTTGCTGGTTACGGATTGCGTCCCTTGTTTCTATGGGATGACCCATCCGGCTCCGGATTACTTTTATCTGAAAGACCGCCGTCCGGAACTTTACCAGCAACTGGTTTCAAAAGAGGCAAAGTTCCTCAAGACGCGAGACAACAACATAAATGAAAAGACCGATCTGAACGCTGGAGATTTTCGATATCCTTAA
- a CDS encoding tail fiber domain-containing protein codes for MKKYSLLPLTIVKIIALPFSLSATTYDELIDGELSGNPQAPSPIVLQAGINTVGGTIGNNGNAGATNGSDADFFTFTIPEGATATLAVGAYGNLGANPPGKSFMGYALTSAFTQADASAIQQSDLEAAYGFDVAGFSLSFADGAPTTTPFLTPDTYTFWLQETVDTIVEYSIQVVVAFDYMTTHPYQGRVSENGVLPTGTRYFKFALTSDSTSTSTFWANQPLAPFTIEPITGVPLSVNQGLFSVNLGDALLPNMHRIPTTVWQSEQLFLRVWYSEDSTDGSDGTFSILETIQITPTAFAHRALTADALSSSATIDATRITSGILQPDRISEIDASKITGTLDVARIPALGLDNLDFGNFGFAVGGALVSGANPDPDAVANGGDGTGTRMFWHPGKAAFRAGATDVNGSTNWEESNIGEYSVAMGLNTQASGKQSFAMGFTSTASGDQSVAMGNQATASGSYSIAMGLNNTADGIGAISLGLNSSATADYTIALGRQATASTRYAMAMGFLTFANEPYSLAVGVNNDANAVSGELFMVGNGIDNFGEPDNASNAFVVFQNGNATVQNQLTAASFVGDGSALTNLKVSTLTDPNTNQPVIDQTTSAINAEGEITQTAVPAVTDMVTVGNNFYSFNGQLLSYIDGSDLASPALNDELDLAPFATFGDFVAVTGTASNAYVIYERNASDYELARVDVNAPPLSFDSLVNLTGFTDGALATDSSTVWLYNTVGKITAYNASNLSGPLGEVSYGPLANTVLSHFQYHNGVLYGWNDAAKTIEVFDVSTPGNPTRLTPVTLGVAAGQFALSGDRLYVPYLNTQNGHTMAIYNVGVPAAITSQEDVSLGTNSLNGLQYSAAINGNTLGLFTALAARFYDISTPGNTPALLSSGPIAAMSSNSPELLQVEAIGTGFVARDALSSTSEVLRFYSLSNGYQLTGDSWSAETLTVSGQLNVAGLTVADGSGIQGLDASNITSGTLDASRIGTLSVSQIPNLDASKITTGTLAVSVPSTNLTGTTLSLGTSVNASGSHARAFGQNTQATGAFATAWGSAVSDFLSWPVDVTGNGLVDFDDYILRGATADYSTTWGLNTVANAARATAFGNATRASGSNATAIGDGTVASGPASLATGFQTTASGNDSFATGLHTIASLNSSAAVGQYNDNTVTHNLFMVGNGTSTSRSNAFAVGLSGDATLQGTLTANQGVITNRIVTATTNQITGNSSIAVGGFNTISGSNSFAVGDGNTASNGNTVAVGRFTAASAPQSFAAGQNTVAEHANSAAFGLGTRTYLDNQFVIGKYNAGGFDHVFTIGIGTSSSPDSGFVVTDGGQVFAYGYNPLSDRKLKENISSIDPVLDNILQIEPRSFTWKHDPDGGTQIGVIAQEVLPLFPDIVNEGRERLSVNYDAFGVLAIKAIQEQQAIINEQEATINRQRAQIAALKLRADLQEKVLTTQQAEINLQGERLAALEKLITSPDEELAVINN; via the coding sequence ATGAAAAAATACTCTCTTCTTCCCCTTACTATAGTCAAAATAATCGCCCTGCCATTCTCCCTTAGCGCGACCACCTATGATGAACTTATCGATGGCGAGCTGAGCGGCAATCCACAGGCGCCGAGCCCCATAGTGCTCCAAGCTGGTATTAACACGGTTGGCGGCACGATCGGCAATAACGGCAACGCCGGCGCGACCAATGGCTCCGACGCTGACTTCTTCACCTTCACGATCCCGGAGGGGGCTACGGCCACCTTGGCCGTCGGCGCCTATGGAAATCTTGGCGCTAATCCGCCTGGTAAGTCCTTCATGGGGTATGCACTCACTTCGGCTTTCACCCAGGCGGATGCCTCTGCTATTCAGCAGAGTGATCTTGAAGCCGCTTACGGCTTCGACGTTGCCGGTTTCTCGCTGTCTTTTGCTGATGGGGCGCCAACTACAACCCCGTTTCTAACCCCGGACACCTACACCTTCTGGCTACAGGAAACCGTTGATACGATCGTCGAATATAGTATACAGGTAGTTGTTGCATTCGATTACATGACTACGCATCCCTATCAGGGACGGGTCTCGGAAAATGGTGTCCTACCGACAGGCACGCGCTACTTCAAGTTTGCTTTGACCAGCGACTCGACCAGTACGAGCACATTTTGGGCGAATCAGCCATTAGCTCCTTTCACTATAGAGCCCATCACGGGTGTGCCCCTGTCCGTCAATCAAGGGCTGTTTTCTGTCAATCTTGGCGATGCCTTGCTGCCGAATATGCATCGGATTCCAACCACGGTTTGGCAAAGTGAACAACTCTTCCTGCGCGTCTGGTACAGTGAAGACAGCACCGACGGCAGCGACGGAACCTTCAGCATCCTGGAAACGATCCAAATCACCCCGACAGCTTTCGCCCATCGTGCGCTGACGGCCGACGCTCTTTCCAGTTCTGCCACGATTGACGCCACCAGGATCACCTCAGGCATCCTGCAACCAGATCGCATTTCGGAGATCGATGCATCCAAAATTACCGGCACCTTAGACGTCGCTCGCATCCCCGCGCTGGGGCTAGATAACCTGGATTTTGGCAACTTCGGCTTCGCAGTGGGCGGAGCACTCGTCTCAGGGGCTAATCCAGATCCAGACGCCGTGGCCAACGGCGGTGATGGGACCGGCACCCGCATGTTTTGGCATCCGGGTAAGGCTGCCTTCCGCGCCGGCGCTACCGATGTTAACGGCAGCACGAACTGGGAGGAAAGTAACATTGGGGAATACAGCGTTGCCATGGGCTTGAACACCCAAGCTAGTGGCAAGCAATCTTTTGCCATGGGTTTCACCAGCACGGCCAGTGGCGATCAATCCGTCGCCATGGGTAATCAGGCCACGGCCAGTGGTAGTTACTCCATTGCGATGGGTTTAAACAACACGGCTGATGGTATCGGTGCGATCTCACTCGGTCTCAATTCCTCAGCAACTGCCGACTACACCATCGCGTTGGGCAGACAAGCGACCGCTAGTACCCGTTATGCCATGGCTATGGGCTTCCTCACTTTTGCGAATGAACCCTATTCCCTGGCTGTGGGGGTCAACAACGATGCGAACGCCGTATCCGGGGAGCTCTTTATGGTGGGTAACGGCATAGACAATTTCGGTGAACCCGATAACGCGAGCAACGCCTTCGTCGTTTTTCAAAATGGCAACGCCACCGTGCAGAACCAGTTAACAGCGGCCAGCTTTGTCGGTGACGGCAGTGCGCTGACCAACCTGAAGGTTTCCACCTTAACTGACCCGAATACCAATCAGCCTGTCATTGATCAGACCACCAGCGCAATCAACGCCGAAGGTGAGATCACTCAGACAGCTGTCCCTGCCGTGACGGATATGGTCACCGTCGGCAACAATTTCTACAGCTTCAATGGTCAGCTATTATCTTACATTGACGGGTCAGACCTAGCGTCTCCCGCCTTAAACGATGAGTTGGACTTGGCGCCATTTGCTACGTTTGGCGACTTCGTCGCAGTAACCGGAACCGCCAGCAACGCATATGTCATTTATGAACGAAACGCATCAGACTATGAATTGGCCAGAGTCGATGTTAACGCGCCCCCGCTTTCCTTTGATTCGTTAGTGAATTTGACCGGATTCACCGATGGCGCCCTCGCCACCGACAGCAGCACTGTTTGGCTCTACAACACCGTTGGAAAAATAACCGCCTATAATGCCTCGAATCTATCAGGTCCGCTCGGGGAAGTATCCTACGGCCCGCTGGCGAATACCGTTTTAAGTCATTTCCAGTACCATAACGGCGTCCTTTATGGATGGAATGACGCAGCCAAGACCATTGAGGTTTTTGATGTCAGCACGCCGGGCAATCCCACACGCCTGACGCCAGTTACGCTTGGTGTTGCTGCTGGACAGTTTGCCCTCAGTGGTGACCGGCTCTACGTGCCTTACCTGAATACGCAGAACGGCCATACCATGGCTATTTACAATGTCGGCGTTCCTGCGGCTATTACCAGTCAGGAAGATGTTTCCCTGGGAACCAATAGTCTCAACGGCTTGCAATACAGCGCCGCCATCAATGGCAACACCCTGGGCTTGTTCACCGCGCTGGCGGCGAGATTCTACGACATCTCCACCCCCGGCAATACGCCCGCGCTACTTTCCAGCGGACCAATTGCCGCCATGTCCAGTAATAGCCCCGAACTCTTACAGGTTGAAGCCATTGGCACGGGTTTTGTCGCTCGTGATGCACTCAGCAGCACGTCAGAGGTGTTGCGCTTTTACTCACTTAGCAATGGTTACCAGTTGACTGGCGACTCTTGGAGTGCTGAGACTTTGACGGTTTCAGGCCAGTTGAACGTTGCTGGCCTGACAGTAGCCGACGGCAGCGGGATTCAGGGTCTAGACGCCAGCAACATTACGTCGGGCACCCTTGACGCCAGCAGGATTGGTACACTCAGTGTCAGCCAAATCCCTAATTTGGACGCCAGTAAGATTACCACAGGTACGCTCGCCGTTAGTGTGCCCAGCACTAATTTGACCGGGACGACGCTCTCCCTTGGCACGTCCGTCAATGCCAGCGGCTCGCATGCTCGCGCCTTTGGCCAGAACACGCAGGCCACCGGAGCTTTTGCCACGGCATGGGGCAGCGCCGTCAGTGATTTTCTGAGCTGGCCCGTGGATGTGACTGGTAACGGCCTTGTCGATTTTGACGATTATATCTTACGTGGCGCAACTGCCGATTACAGTACGACCTGGGGCTTGAACACGGTAGCTAATGCCGCTCGAGCAACGGCATTTGGCAACGCGACGCGAGCCAGCGGATCAAACGCCACTGCTATCGGTGATGGTACGGTGGCCAGTGGCCCCGCCAGCCTGGCCACTGGCTTTCAAACGACAGCTTCCGGTAATGACTCGTTTGCCACAGGACTTCATACGATTGCCAGTTTAAATTCATCGGCAGCTGTCGGCCAATACAACGATAACACCGTCACCCATAACTTGTTCATGGTTGGCAATGGCACTTCCACCAGTCGCAGCAATGCGTTTGCCGTGGGTCTCTCGGGCGACGCCACGCTTCAGGGAACGCTGACGGCCAATCAAGGTGTAATAACCAACAGAATTGTGACTGCGACCACTAATCAAATCACGGGCAATAGCTCTATAGCAGTCGGCGGCTTCAACACGATCAGTGGCAGCAATAGTTTCGCTGTTGGCGATGGCAATACCGCCAGCAATGGCAATACGGTCGCTGTTGGTCGATTCACTGCCGCTTCCGCACCACAGAGTTTTGCTGCCGGGCAAAACACGGTGGCCGAACATGCGAACTCCGCCGCTTTTGGTCTGGGCACTCGTACCTACCTCGACAATCAGTTTGTGATTGGCAAGTACAACGCCGGAGGATTTGACCACGTCTTTACCATCGGCATCGGCACTAGCAGTAGTCCTGACAGTGGCTTCGTCGTAACAGACGGCGGGCAAGTCTTTGCCTATGGTTACAATCCACTCTCGGATCGTAAGCTGAAGGAAAACATTTCATCGATCGATCCAGTGCTGGATAACATCCTCCAGATCGAGCCGAGGAGCTTTACCTGGAAGCATGACCCCGACGGCGGTACACAGATCGGCGTCATTGCTCAGGAAGTGCTGCCACTATTCCCCGATATTGTGAACGAAGGCCGTGAGAGGCTCTCCGTCAACTACGACGCCTTCGGTGTGTTGGCGATCAAGGCTATCCAGGAGCAACAGGCCATTATTAATGAACAGGAGGCGACCATCAATCGGCAGCGGGCACAGATTGCCGCGCTTAAGTTGCGAGCAGACTTGCAGGAAAAAGTCCTAACAACACAGCAGGCTGAAATAAACCTCCAAGGCGAACGCTTGGCTGCACTTGAAAAGCTCATTACCAGTCCAGACGAGGAATTAGCTGTGATAAATAATTAA